A single Aminobacterium mobile DSM 12262 DNA region contains:
- a CDS encoding cell envelope integrity/translocation protein TolA, translating to MVTNLAEEIKQAEAAARQRVKDAKNEAARLVSKAKNEADQRIKETKQQAFRKYRDNIVQVESEAETNAAKIVEAGRESARAFTDSHQGRVKETATWIAEEVMARYGRG from the coding sequence ATGGTGACAAACCTAGCCGAAGAAATCAAACAGGCAGAGGCTGCAGCAAGGCAACGGGTTAAGGATGCAAAAAATGAAGCTGCTCGGCTCGTCAGTAAGGCTAAGAATGAGGCTGATCAACGAATCAAAGAGACAAAACAACAAGCTTTTCGTAAGTATCGTGACAATATTGTTCAAGTAGAAAGCGAGGCCGAGACAAATGCGGCGAAAATAGTTGAAGCAGGAAGGGAAAGCGCGCGCGCTTTTACTGATAGCCATCAGGGGCGAGTAAAAGAAACAGCCACCTGGATAGCGGAAGAGGTGATGGCTAGATATGGCCGTGGCTAG
- a CDS encoding V-type ATP synthase subunit E, whose protein sequence is MSLADIKVKIEADAQKEAEKILEDARLKVKEIETVTEGEASKIESFYANRFSTEKPEVFNRREIVANLDVKKILLGAKQDLITEAFGESLKILASLPEEKYLAFCEKLLERASESGDEKVLVSPKEKYLNGEWLKKYNEKHKTSLTLEAVQIPMSGGFILRKGDIDTNCSWDMLIMWIREEIEADVAKRLFSE, encoded by the coding sequence ATGTCTTTGGCAGATATAAAAGTTAAAATTGAAGCTGATGCGCAAAAAGAGGCAGAGAAAATTCTGGAAGATGCGAGATTGAAAGTAAAAGAGATAGAAACTGTTACTGAAGGCGAAGCAAGTAAAATAGAGTCGTTTTATGCGAATCGCTTTAGTACAGAAAAACCAGAAGTTTTCAATAGGCGTGAAATTGTTGCAAACTTAGATGTAAAGAAAATTTTGCTTGGAGCTAAACAAGATCTTATTACAGAAGCTTTTGGCGAGTCGTTGAAAATTTTAGCGTCTCTTCCAGAAGAGAAATATCTTGCTTTTTGTGAAAAGCTCTTAGAACGGGCTTCGGAGTCAGGAGATGAAAAAGTATTAGTCTCTCCAAAGGAGAAATATCTCAATGGGGAATGGCTAAAAAAATATAATGAGAAACATAAAACATCTCTCACCCTTGAAGCCGTTCAAATTCCTATGAGCGGAGGGTTTATCCTTCGGAAGGGCGATATTGATACCAACTGCTCTTGGGATATGCTGATTATGTGGATTAGAGAAGAAATCGAGGCAGACGTTGCGAAACGGCTGTTCTCGGAGTAG
- a CDS encoding V-type ATP synthase subunit I, translating into MAVASIKKVEFYVHNSVVEDVLSILQKTGTCEIVSRQDVDEVDSHSTARLQRIDSLLSETRFLLRFFEPFYEDSVPPMARALGERPDFSVEELASLAEKTDLLQLAEHIRTLERRLIEIRSEITQIDSTKAILSHITELPYSLELVSRGTRFVGGFVGMLPVEQIAGWKQAIEKNLGDAGEFFIASYEEKEKEAWVALFCRRDKEQEALDLCSKYGFSRIEIPDTLTESVGEELLRLETRRESLLKEEEKIETQASSEATKWMPTTRALSDYWNILKSKYEVLSNSEFTDKTVIIKSWIPEVAVPKVEEQLKQYRAVMEIAVSDPSPEDEPPTLLVNKGWVLPFETLTKLYGLPKYGELDPSPLLAPFFFVFFGMCLGDGGYGLIMLGFFLFFMKKFKRMPEGVKNFITLFILSGISTIFVGAFTGSWFGDLIDVFGVFKFIRPIKNIPVVLDPMNDPMTVLFISLGLGTIQIFFGLFVAFYDSLRKKDYMGAFADQGGWILFLLGLLLIGGTVSGKLPASLSMPSKATAAAGALVLVLTQGRAKSGVVQKAISGVMSLYNVTSYLGDVLSYSRLLALGLASAAIGSIINMLASLAMGIPFIGWVLALILIFGGHLFSVAVNVLGAFVHSLRLQYVEFFSKFYSGGGKSFAPLTYNTSFVTISETKEA; encoded by the coding sequence ATGGCCGTGGCTAGTATTAAAAAAGTTGAGTTTTACGTTCACAACTCTGTCGTGGAAGATGTTTTATCGATTTTGCAGAAAACAGGGACATGCGAAATAGTTTCCCGACAGGATGTAGATGAGGTTGATAGTCATTCAACTGCTCGTCTACAGCGTATCGATAGTTTGCTCAGCGAAACACGGTTCCTTCTCCGTTTTTTTGAACCTTTCTATGAAGATAGCGTTCCTCCTATGGCCAGAGCCCTTGGCGAAAGGCCAGACTTTTCAGTAGAGGAGCTTGCATCTCTTGCTGAAAAAACGGATTTGCTTCAATTAGCTGAGCACATACGGACCTTGGAGCGGCGGCTCATAGAAATACGCTCAGAAATTACCCAGATCGATAGTACAAAAGCTATTTTATCTCATATAACAGAACTTCCATACTCACTGGAGCTTGTTTCTCGTGGGACTCGTTTCGTGGGAGGGTTTGTTGGTATGTTGCCCGTGGAACAAATAGCAGGTTGGAAACAGGCTATCGAGAAAAATTTAGGTGATGCTGGCGAATTTTTTATCGCTTCCTATGAAGAAAAAGAGAAGGAAGCATGGGTAGCCCTTTTCTGTCGCAGAGATAAGGAACAGGAGGCATTAGATCTCTGTAGCAAATATGGATTTTCTCGTATAGAAATCCCCGATACTTTAACTGAAAGCGTTGGGGAAGAGTTGCTAAGACTCGAGACGCGACGAGAAAGCCTCCTAAAAGAAGAGGAAAAAATAGAAACGCAAGCTTCTTCTGAGGCAACAAAATGGATGCCTACCACTCGTGCGCTGAGCGATTATTGGAATATCCTCAAGTCTAAATACGAAGTTCTCTCCAATAGTGAATTCACAGATAAGACCGTTATCATCAAATCTTGGATCCCCGAAGTTGCTGTTCCTAAAGTAGAGGAGCAATTAAAACAATATCGTGCAGTTATGGAGATAGCAGTGTCGGATCCCTCTCCAGAGGATGAGCCTCCCACTCTTCTTGTCAATAAAGGATGGGTATTGCCTTTCGAAACTCTTACGAAGCTCTATGGTTTGCCGAAATATGGAGAACTAGATCCTTCACCCCTTCTTGCTCCTTTCTTTTTTGTGTTCTTCGGTATGTGTCTGGGAGATGGCGGTTATGGTTTAATCATGCTTGGTTTTTTCCTTTTCTTCATGAAAAAATTCAAGCGTATGCCTGAAGGAGTTAAAAATTTCATTACATTGTTTATCCTTTCAGGAATTTCTACAATATTTGTTGGGGCTTTTACTGGAAGCTGGTTTGGCGATCTAATCGATGTTTTTGGGGTGTTTAAGTTTATTCGCCCGATTAAGAATATCCCGGTTGTTCTGGATCCTATGAATGATCCCATGACAGTTCTTTTTATCTCTTTGGGCTTAGGAACGATCCAGATTTTCTTTGGCTTGTTCGTTGCATTTTACGACAGCCTTCGGAAAAAAGACTATATGGGGGCTTTTGCAGATCAGGGCGGATGGATTCTATTCTTGTTAGGATTGCTTCTCATAGGGGGGACTGTGAGTGGAAAATTGCCAGCCAGTTTAAGCATGCCTTCAAAAGCTACAGCTGCTGCAGGAGCTCTTGTCTTGGTTTTGACTCAAGGTAGGGCTAAAAGCGGAGTTGTACAGAAAGCCATTTCTGGTGTAATGAGCCTTTACAACGTAACGTCTTATTTAGGGGACGTGTTGAGTTATAGCCGATTGCTAGCCCTTGGTTTGGCTTCAGCCGCAATAGGTTCCATTATCAATATGCTAGCAAGTCTTGCAATGGGGATTCCCTTTATAGGTTGGGTACTTGCGTTAATCCTTATATTCGGCGGACATTTGTTTAGCGTTGCCGTAAACGTACTCGGAGCTTTTGTGCATTCGTTACGGCTCCAGTACGTAGAGTTTTTTAGTAAGTTTTACTCCGGTGGGGGCAAAAGTTTTGCTCCTTTAACGTATAACACTAGTTTCGTTACCATATCTGAAACTAAAGAAGCTTAA
- a CDS encoding V-type ATPase subunit codes for MATAERYCYAVARLRAMESRLLDDSVLQRLIDCEDLDSAMKILGETVYSSWLVELKSNTEFDKAIESELLYIYNEVKKFVPDSGLVEICRLPYDFHNVKVLLKGQILQREGGERHFELLTALANIPTDDLIMAVETEDYRLLPYDLHSVLPKSFALWDQTRDILEVERLLDNVLFREMFKIARSLEYEAPLRWVRGKVDAENVRNMFRLKRMDKDAASVQSYLHDGGFVSVEQLLSMLSEPIESWVRVLSYADIGRVLYHVQDGADMNALLVEMEKILDDYVTSILQTAKYSAFAPENVLNYLWHKEMEAKNVRVALVSVANAMDKDLARRLMRRG; via the coding sequence ATGGCTACAGCTGAGCGGTATTGTTATGCGGTTGCTCGCCTGCGAGCTATGGAAAGCCGCCTTCTCGATGATAGCGTGCTGCAGAGACTGATCGATTGTGAAGATCTGGACAGCGCCATGAAGATTTTGGGGGAGACAGTATATTCCTCATGGTTAGTGGAGCTGAAATCCAATACAGAATTCGATAAGGCCATAGAGTCGGAACTTCTTTATATTTATAATGAGGTAAAAAAATTTGTTCCAGACTCTGGTTTGGTAGAGATATGTCGGTTGCCTTACGATTTTCATAATGTAAAGGTTCTTCTCAAAGGCCAGATTCTTCAGCGCGAGGGAGGAGAGCGTCATTTCGAGCTATTAACGGCGCTAGCCAATATCCCGACAGATGATCTTATTATGGCAGTAGAAACGGAAGATTACAGGTTGTTGCCTTATGATCTTCACTCGGTTTTACCAAAGTCTTTTGCCTTATGGGATCAAACCCGAGATATTCTTGAGGTGGAGCGCCTCCTTGACAACGTACTTTTCCGCGAAATGTTTAAGATAGCCCGTAGTTTGGAGTATGAAGCTCCTCTACGTTGGGTTCGTGGAAAAGTTGACGCTGAAAATGTACGAAATATGTTCCGCCTTAAAAGAATGGATAAAGATGCGGCCAGTGTTCAGTCCTATCTCCATGATGGAGGTTTCGTGTCAGTAGAGCAGCTGCTTTCTATGTTGTCGGAACCTATAGAAAGTTGGGTTCGGGTTCTTTCTTATGCAGATATAGGGAGAGTTCTTTATCACGTACAAGATGGGGCAGATATGAATGCACTCCTCGTGGAAATGGAAAAGATTTTAGATGATTACGTAACAAGTATTCTTCAGACAGCAAAATATAGTGCTTTTGCTCCGGAAAATGTTCTTAATTATTTGTGGCATAAAGAAATGGAAGCGAAAAATGTACGAGTTGCGTTGGTTTCTGTTGCTAATGCCATGGACAAAGATCTGGCGAGGAGGTTGATGCGTCGTGGCTAA
- a CDS encoding V-type ATP synthase subunit F yields the protein MAKEVNQPMAAIGEYETVLPFQAVGVKPYVMSEEESGHFESLLLQLAREKYAVIFVQEHLFEKFMSTVETVNEEYAVSVLPIPGLKGSSGTGLKSIRNSVERAVGMDIFAVK from the coding sequence GTGGCTAAAGAAGTGAATCAGCCTATGGCTGCTATCGGCGAATATGAAACAGTACTTCCTTTCCAGGCGGTAGGGGTGAAGCCTTATGTTATGTCTGAAGAAGAGAGTGGGCATTTTGAATCTCTTCTTTTGCAGCTAGCTCGAGAAAAGTACGCGGTTATTTTTGTTCAAGAGCATCTTTTCGAAAAATTTATGTCCACAGTGGAGACTGTGAACGAGGAATATGCTGTAAGCGTTTTACCGATCCCTGGACTCAAAGGAAGTTCTGGGACAGGACTAAAATCCATTCGTAACAGTGTAGAACGAGCTGTCGGCATGGATATCTTTGCTGTGAAATAG
- a CDS encoding thioredoxin family protein, which translates to MDKKKLLKIIIPISLVLIVAGIWIFKNVGKGSVSIVSLSEDKGLENFVKSNNNEEDFVLEATSIDLDVLKGYNLPIIIDFGANSCIPCKKMAPVLKTLNAEMRGKAIIKFIDVWKNGAVANDFPIQVIPSQVFINADGTPYVPSDDMQIKFDMYSHKDTYEHAFTVHQGGLTEDQIRAILVDMGVDE; encoded by the coding sequence ATGGATAAGAAAAAACTGTTAAAGATCATAATTCCCATTAGTTTGGTTCTCATTGTTGCAGGAATATGGATATTCAAGAATGTGGGTAAGGGGTCAGTTTCCATTGTGTCTCTTTCCGAGGATAAAGGTTTAGAAAATTTTGTAAAATCTAATAATAATGAAGAAGATTTTGTGCTTGAAGCAACATCAATTGATTTAGATGTGCTGAAGGGATACAACTTGCCTATCATCATTGATTTCGGAGCGAATTCATGTATTCCATGCAAAAAAATGGCTCCTGTACTAAAAACATTAAACGCGGAAATGCGAGGCAAAGCCATAATCAAGTTTATTGACGTATGGAAAAATGGAGCTGTTGCAAATGATTTTCCTATCCAGGTTATTCCCTCTCAGGTTTTTATCAACGCTGACGGTACACCTTATGTGCCAAGCGATGATATGCAAATTAAGTTTGACATGTATAGCCACAAGGATACCTATGAACATGCTTTCACTGTGCATCAGGGCGGGCTGACCGAAGATCAGATACGGGCTATCCTTGTCGACATGGGGGTAGATGAATGA
- a CDS encoding cytochrome c biogenesis protein CcdA, which produces MTQILEGLSEIISESGWLAPILALFAGVLTSFTPCSLSSIPLVIGYVGGTGQRSTKKAFWLSVTFMLGVAVSFTTLGASASIAGRLIGISTSWWYIILGILMLLMALQTWGIYEIIPSSYLLSKNTRRGYLGAFIAGVLGGVFASPCSTPVLIALLAIVAGKGSVVWGVLLLLMYSIGHGILVVVAGTSMGFVQKLSSSEKYGKTSTILKIVTGVLILLIGFYMFYLGF; this is translated from the coding sequence ATGACACAAATCCTTGAAGGTTTATCTGAAATAATTTCTGAGAGCGGTTGGCTCGCGCCAATTCTTGCGCTTTTTGCTGGAGTGCTTACTTCTTTTACGCCATGTTCTTTGTCCAGTATTCCTCTTGTCATAGGTTATGTGGGTGGTACTGGTCAGAGGAGTACGAAAAAAGCGTTCTGGCTTTCTGTCACTTTCATGTTGGGAGTTGCTGTCTCATTTACAACGCTAGGGGCGAGTGCTTCTATTGCTGGTCGTTTAATTGGGATTTCCACATCATGGTGGTACATCATTCTTGGAATTTTAATGTTGTTAATGGCTTTGCAGACGTGGGGTATATATGAAATTATTCCTTCAAGTTATCTTCTTTCTAAGAATACTAGAAGAGGCTACTTAGGTGCTTTCATTGCTGGAGTTCTTGGAGGAGTGTTTGCCTCACCCTGCTCTACGCCTGTACTTATCGCTCTCCTTGCTATTGTAGCTGGGAAAGGAAGTGTTGTATGGGGAGTACTACTATTGCTAATGTATTCAATCGGTCATGGCATTCTTGTTGTTGTAGCTGGAACGTCTATGGGCTTTGTGCAAAAGCTTTCTTCAAGCGAAAAGTACGGGAAAACAAGCACTATACTGAAAATAGTGACGGGTGTTCTGATATTGCTCATTGGGTTTTATATGTTTTATCTTGGGTTCTAA
- a CDS encoding thioredoxin family protein, giving the protein MALFGKKNKKERTTSCCCSGNCDAEGMAKAENAKSRGAGVKVLGSGCAKCDQLETVTKAALEQLGMDTTIDHVTDFLQIAAYGVMTTPALVVDGKVVSYGKVLKVDEVVKILQKVRG; this is encoded by the coding sequence ATGGCATTGTTTGGTAAGAAAAATAAGAAAGAGAGAACTACATCTTGTTGCTGCAGCGGAAATTGTGATGCGGAAGGCATGGCAAAAGCAGAAAACGCTAAATCTAGAGGTGCTGGAGTAAAGGTATTGGGAAGTGGATGTGCCAAGTGTGATCAACTTGAAACGGTAACAAAAGCAGCCTTGGAACAACTTGGAATGGATACCACTATTGATCATGTAACTGATTTTTTGCAGATTGCAGCTTATGGAGTGATGACTACCCCTGCTCTTGTGGTTGATGGGAAGGTGGTTTCTTACGGGAAGGTTCTTAAAGTTGATGAGGTAGTAAAAATACTTCAAAAAGTTAGGGGGTAG
- a CDS encoding V-type ATP synthase subunit K: MDLLGMMLAILGAAIAAGFAGSGSSIGVGIAGEAGAGVMTEDPGKFGLVLLLQALPGTQGIYGLLIAFFAILKVGLLGGGAAVAVNVWQGLGIFFACLPVGIAGYFSAIAQGKTCAACIQMIAKRPEETGKAVILPAMVETYAVLGLLTSIILLNGIQI, encoded by the coding sequence ATGGATCTTCTTGGAATGATGTTAGCGATTTTAGGAGCGGCTATAGCTGCGGGTTTTGCCGGCTCGGGGTCTTCTATAGGTGTAGGCATTGCTGGAGAAGCTGGGGCTGGTGTTATGACTGAGGATCCGGGTAAATTTGGCCTTGTACTGTTGCTTCAGGCTTTGCCGGGAACTCAGGGTATTTATGGTCTTTTAATTGCTTTCTTTGCCATTTTGAAAGTAGGGTTGCTTGGTGGAGGAGCAGCGGTAGCTGTAAACGTATGGCAAGGGCTTGGAATATTTTTTGCATGCCTTCCCGTGGGCATTGCCGGTTATTTTTCTGCTATAGCCCAAGGCAAAACATGTGCTGCTTGTATTCAAATGATTGCTAAAAGGCCTGAAGAGACTGGTAAAGCTGTTATTCTACCAGCTATGGTTGAAACTTACGCGGTTCTTGGTCTCCTTACAAGCATTATTTTGCTTAATGGCATCCAGATATAG
- a CDS encoding V-type ATP synthase subunit A, translated as MATEKVIKGTIEKISGPLVVAKGMYGASMYDVVRVGNIGLVGEIIELKGDTASIQAYEETSGLMPGEPVVSTGEPLSVELGPGIIEQFYDGVQRPLNLIEDAAKSHFISRGIEVPSIDREKKWEFIPRVKVGDAVQPGDVLGIVQETVLVEHRIMVPYGVRGTVSEIKQGQFTVEETVAVVKAKTGDEVNVSMFQRWPVRKPRPVARRLPPIIPLTTGQRVVDAFFPIAKGGTACVPGPFGSGKTVIQHQLAKWAEADIVVYVGCGERGNEMTDVLLEFPELEDPRSGEPLMKRTVLIANTSNMPVAAREASIYTAIAIAEYYRDMGYSVALMADSTSRWAEALREMSGRLEEMPGEEGYPAYLGTRLASFYERAGRAICLGSDGREGSVTAIGAVSPPGGDLSEPVSQNTLRVTKVFWGLDASLAYQRHFPAINWLLSYSLYTDTMDKYWDSQFDDEWSSLRVEGMSLLEEEDQLREIVRLVGIDALSKEERMVLETAKSLREDFLHQNAFHEIDTYASMRKQFKMLKNILMFHHLSMDGLKRGADMNKVFNLPVREQIARMRYVDEKEIEQLDTLEDQMKKEINALIPVGGDSDAA; from the coding sequence GTGGCCACGGAAAAGGTCATAAAAGGGACCATTGAAAAAATCTCCGGACCGCTCGTTGTCGCGAAGGGCATGTATGGTGCTAGTATGTACGACGTGGTACGAGTAGGGAATATAGGTCTTGTAGGTGAAATTATTGAGTTGAAAGGCGATACAGCTTCAATTCAGGCCTACGAAGAAACTTCTGGCCTTATGCCTGGTGAACCTGTCGTAAGTACCGGCGAACCCCTGAGCGTAGAGTTAGGTCCAGGAATCATAGAGCAGTTTTACGATGGGGTACAGCGTCCTTTGAACCTAATAGAGGACGCTGCCAAGAGCCACTTTATTTCTCGTGGAATTGAAGTTCCTTCCATAGACAGAGAGAAAAAATGGGAGTTTATACCACGAGTTAAAGTTGGGGATGCTGTTCAGCCCGGCGATGTCCTGGGTATAGTTCAAGAAACAGTTTTAGTGGAACATCGGATAATGGTTCCTTATGGAGTACGAGGAACTGTTTCTGAGATAAAACAGGGTCAGTTTACAGTAGAAGAAACAGTGGCTGTTGTAAAAGCGAAAACAGGAGACGAAGTGAATGTTTCTATGTTCCAACGTTGGCCTGTGCGTAAGCCTAGACCAGTAGCTCGGCGTTTGCCCCCTATTATTCCGTTAACTACAGGACAGCGAGTTGTCGATGCTTTCTTCCCTATAGCAAAAGGGGGAACGGCATGTGTCCCAGGACCTTTTGGTTCAGGGAAAACAGTTATTCAGCACCAGCTCGCAAAGTGGGCAGAAGCCGATATCGTAGTGTACGTAGGTTGCGGCGAGCGAGGCAACGAAATGACAGACGTTCTATTGGAGTTCCCTGAGCTAGAAGACCCACGCTCGGGGGAACCTTTGATGAAACGTACGGTTCTTATAGCTAACACGTCTAATATGCCTGTCGCTGCGCGAGAAGCGAGTATCTACACCGCCATTGCAATTGCAGAGTACTACCGAGACATGGGATACTCTGTGGCTCTTATGGCAGATTCTACAAGTCGTTGGGCTGAGGCTCTCCGAGAAATGTCAGGACGACTTGAAGAAATGCCAGGGGAAGAAGGATACCCTGCATACCTAGGAACGCGGTTAGCCAGTTTCTATGAAAGAGCGGGACGGGCTATTTGCCTGGGTTCTGATGGCAGAGAAGGATCTGTAACAGCTATAGGAGCAGTTTCACCTCCTGGTGGAGACCTTTCTGAACCAGTAAGCCAAAACACTCTCCGTGTGACTAAAGTATTTTGGGGACTTGATGCTAGCTTGGCCTATCAGCGTCATTTCCCGGCGATCAACTGGTTGTTGAGCTACTCCCTATACACCGATACTATGGACAAATACTGGGATTCTCAGTTTGACGATGAATGGAGTTCTCTTCGCGTAGAGGGGATGTCTCTTCTTGAAGAAGAGGATCAACTAAGAGAGATCGTTCGTCTCGTGGGAATAGACGCTCTTTCCAAAGAGGAACGAATGGTTTTGGAAACTGCTAAATCACTTCGAGAAGATTTCTTGCACCAAAATGCTTTCCATGAGATTGACACATATGCCTCTATGAGAAAACAATTTAAAATGTTAAAGAATATTTTAATGTTCCATCATCTCTCTATGGATGGGCTGAAACGTGGCGCAGATATGAATAAGGTATTCAATCTTCCTGTACGAGAGCAAATCGCTAGAATGCGTTATGTAGATGAAAAAGAGATTGAACAGCTTGATACGCTAGAAGACCAAATGAAGAAAGAGATAAATGCATTAATACCAGTGGGGGGCGATAGTGATGCTGCCTAA